One segment of Comamonas thiooxydans DNA contains the following:
- a CDS encoding RraA family protein — MSISEKKWPAGYRINPCVPGPEAEVVEAFKSIPVAAIGDSMSRNVGTLGLRQYHARLDAVLCGPAVTVRVRPGDNLMIHKALMMVQPGDVLVIDGGGDVSQALVGGLMRTTCVARKLAGLVIDGAIRDLCEWAEEGMPIFARGHTHRGPSKDGPGEINVPVSCAGMAVLPGDLIVGDADGVIAVPAADAAEILQRSRAHLVKEAAIRESNREGTADPERFDAVLRAKGLPV; from the coding sequence ATGAGCATTAGTGAAAAAAAGTGGCCCGCGGGCTATCGCATCAATCCGTGCGTCCCAGGCCCCGAGGCCGAGGTCGTTGAAGCATTCAAGTCCATTCCCGTGGCGGCCATCGGCGACTCCATGAGCCGCAATGTCGGCACTCTGGGCCTGCGCCAATATCACGCCAGGCTGGATGCCGTGCTCTGCGGGCCGGCCGTCACCGTGCGGGTGCGCCCCGGCGACAACCTCATGATTCACAAGGCGCTGATGATGGTGCAGCCCGGCGATGTGCTGGTCATCGACGGCGGGGGCGATGTCTCCCAGGCCCTGGTCGGAGGTCTGATGCGCACCACCTGTGTGGCGCGCAAGCTCGCCGGCCTGGTGATCGACGGTGCCATCCGCGATCTCTGCGAATGGGCCGAGGAAGGCATGCCGATTTTCGCGCGTGGTCACACCCATCGAGGTCCCAGCAAGGATGGCCCGGGCGAGATCAATGTGCCGGTTTCCTGCGCCGGCATGGCGGTGCTGCCCGGCGATCTGATCGTGGGCGATGCCGATGGCGTGATTGCCGTGCCTGCAGCAGATGCGGCCGAGATTCTGCAGCGCAGCCGGGCGCATCTGGTCAAGGAAGCCGCCATCCGCGAAAGCAATCGCGAGGGCACTGCCGACCCCGAGCGCTTCGATGCGGTGCTGCGCGCCAAGGGCCTGCCGGTCTGA
- a CDS encoding tripartite tricarboxylate transporter substrate binding protein has translation MHKRIFLTAAAMAALTMGVQGMASAAGEWPQRPVRMVVPFPPGGGTDATSRLVADKLNLGMGWTVVVDNKPGAGGNIGLDAVAKAAPDGYTIGMGQAANLAINPSLYAKMPFDPLKDFTPIVSVALQPVVLTVRAGSPFKNLGDFIKAAKARPGTYGIAQAGNGTVGHLAGEMLARRAGIQILQVPYKGANQAMTDLLGGQVELYFGNTVSVMPQLTSGKVRALAVTSAQRVPSMPDVPTVAEQGYADFEASTWLGLVGPANMPPDVVRRIGDATMKLLATKEVQDKLAQEGSMPTPAGAEKFGAWIKSEHAKWGKLIREAQIKLN, from the coding sequence ATGCATAAAAGAATATTTCTGACAGCGGCTGCCATGGCCGCACTGACCATGGGTGTGCAGGGCATGGCCAGCGCGGCGGGCGAATGGCCTCAGCGCCCGGTGCGCATGGTGGTGCCCTTCCCGCCGGGCGGCGGCACCGACGCCACGTCGCGATTGGTAGCGGACAAGCTCAATCTGGGCATGGGCTGGACGGTGGTGGTGGACAACAAGCCGGGCGCGGGCGGCAACATCGGCCTCGATGCCGTGGCCAAGGCGGCGCCCGACGGCTACACCATAGGCATGGGCCAGGCCGCGAACCTGGCGATCAATCCCAGCCTGTATGCCAAGATGCCCTTTGATCCGCTCAAGGACTTCACGCCCATTGTCAGCGTGGCCCTGCAGCCCGTGGTGTTGACCGTGCGCGCCGGTTCGCCGTTCAAGAATCTGGGCGACTTCATCAAGGCCGCCAAGGCCAGGCCCGGCACCTACGGCATTGCCCAGGCCGGCAACGGCACGGTGGGCCACCTGGCTGGCGAGATGCTGGCGCGCCGCGCAGGCATCCAGATCCTGCAGGTGCCCTACAAGGGCGCGAACCAGGCGATGACGGACCTGCTGGGCGGACAGGTGGAGCTGTACTTCGGTAACACCGTATCCGTGATGCCGCAGCTGACCTCGGGCAAGGTCCGCGCCCTGGCCGTGACCTCGGCGCAGCGCGTGCCTTCCATGCCCGATGTGCCCACGGTGGCCGAGCAGGGCTATGCCGATTTCGAGGCTTCGACCTGGCTGGGCCTGGTGGGCCCCGCGAACATGCCGCCCGATGTGGTCAGGCGCATCGGCGACGCCACCATGAAGCTGCTGGCCACCAAGGAGGTGCAGGACAAGCTGGCGCAGGAGGGCAGCATGCCGACCCCGGCCGGTGCGGAGAAGTTCGGTGCCTGGATCAAGAGCGAGCATGCCAAGTGGGGCAAGCTGATCCGCGAAGCCCAGATCAAGCTCAACTGA
- a CDS encoding alpha-hydroxy acid oxidase, whose protein sequence is MQARFDIEKFNAPASSAPSRADAQPGTPRRLRGILSLDDFETAARRHLPAPIFAYVSGGCETDKSLRGNREVFDSYRWMSSVLTDTSGRTLATTLMGQTYAAPFGIAPMGISALSAYRGDLIQARAAARAHIPAILSGTSLIAMEEVAKANPQAWFQAYVPGEKERILRLLERVEAAGFKTLVVTVDTPVSGNRENNIRAGFSTPLRPSLRLAWDGITHPRWLLGTALRTLVCHGMPHFENSQATRGAPILSSSVTRDFGARDHLSWDHLALIRQRWQGNLVVKGILRPQDALSARDAGANGIILSNHGGRQLDGSISPMETLAQVVDALGPEYAVMIDSGFRRGNDVLLALALGAKFVFVGRPFNYAGAVAGEAGILHAAGILASEIRRNMALIGVQSPHGMRREHLHRRS, encoded by the coding sequence ATGCAAGCCCGATTCGATATCGAGAAATTCAACGCTCCTGCATCGTCTGCACCTTCCCGCGCGGATGCGCAGCCGGGCACGCCTCGCAGGCTGCGCGGCATTCTGTCTCTGGATGATTTCGAGACAGCGGCGCGCAGGCATCTGCCGGCGCCCATCTTTGCCTATGTGAGCGGCGGCTGCGAGACCGACAAGTCCCTGCGCGGCAACCGCGAGGTCTTCGACAGCTACCGCTGGATGAGCAGCGTGCTGACCGACACCTCAGGGCGCACGCTGGCAACGACGTTGATGGGGCAGACCTACGCAGCTCCCTTCGGTATCGCGCCGATGGGCATCAGCGCACTGTCCGCCTATCGGGGCGATCTGATCCAGGCACGGGCCGCTGCGCGGGCCCATATCCCGGCCATACTCAGCGGCACTTCGCTGATCGCGATGGAAGAGGTGGCCAAGGCCAACCCGCAAGCCTGGTTCCAGGCCTATGTGCCCGGAGAGAAGGAGCGCATCCTCAGGCTGCTGGAGCGTGTCGAGGCCGCAGGTTTCAAGACCCTGGTGGTGACGGTCGACACGCCGGTCTCGGGCAACCGCGAGAACAATATTCGCGCGGGCTTCTCGACACCGCTGCGGCCCAGCTTGCGTCTGGCCTGGGACGGCATCACCCATCCGCGCTGGCTGCTGGGCACGGCCCTGCGCACCCTGGTTTGTCATGGCATGCCGCATTTCGAGAATTCGCAGGCCACGCGCGGCGCGCCCATTCTCTCCTCCAGCGTCACGCGCGACTTTGGCGCACGCGACCATCTGAGCTGGGATCATCTGGCCCTGATCCGCCAGCGCTGGCAAGGCAATCTGGTCGTCAAGGGCATTCTGCGGCCCCAGGATGCGCTGTCCGCGCGCGACGCAGGGGCGAACGGCATCATTCTGTCCAACCACGGCGGCAGGCAGCTCGACGGCTCGATATCGCCCATGGAGACGCTGGCGCAGGTGGTCGATGCGCTGGGGCCCGAATATGCGGTCATGATCGACAGCGGCTTCCGGCGTGGCAACGATGTGCTGCTGGCACTGGCACTGGGAGCCAAGTTCGTCTTTGTGGGCCGGCCCTTCAATTACGCAGGAGCCGTGGCGGGGGAGGCGGGAATCCTGCACGCGGCCGGCATTCTGGCCTCCGAGATCCGGCGCAATATGGCCTTGATCGGTGTGCAAAGCCCGCACGGCATGCGGCGCGAGCACCTGCACCGCCGCAGCTGA
- a CDS encoding Pls/PosA family non-ribosomal peptide synthetase → MSDTVVLRGPERPDLLRHEVLADIFEATAAAHPEQIALIEGQGEQLRQCSYAELDADASRAAHRLIEAGVRPGDMVGLWLPRGIELLTLQLAIAKTGAAWLPFDAETPPERIATCLEDASAKALLTAQRQVQVVQGQAGIAARIFTETELLAPLPAGAAVRHREGALPGHPAYVIYTSGSTGKPKGIAITQGSICHFLRSENARLGVRQTDKVYQGFSVAFDMSFEEIWISYLVGATLWLAPREIAGDPEALPRALIEQQVTVLHAVPTLLALFAQDVPNLRLINLGGEMCPESLVARWANGHRQMFNTYGPTEATVSASLAELKAGEPVTIGTPLPNYGLVVVQVIEADSFPAGTAPALVGLPRGEVGELCITGPGVAAGYLGRPELTVEKFLANPWANGPHDTRLYRTGDLARIDEHGQIHCLGRADDQVKIRGFRVELGEIEAVLAQQPGVGTTAVLLRRDDGMDQLVAFYVPGEVPPTHTALRSALAERLPPYMVPARFETLAEMPRLTSGKIDRKALKAMELSTAVDLSDSDTAQTPAEEVLFAALAQLFPGQPIRRGLDFFSDLGGHSLFAARLTSLLRADARFAQATVSTIYQQRRIGLIAEALQAAMPQGDAPARERPFRIHSAWRRWRCGAAQAVVIPLLVLIKMAQWLAPFFTYHFFTGDETDSVWFAVAMSVLAFAIATLAEFGIAWAGKWLVAGRLRPGRYPLWGLTYFRWWFADRLVEAVPMAMITGSSLHPLWLRALGAKVGRETNLGSMTVRAHDLLSIGDGVSIGNAVNLENARVEGGELVLGRIDIGDEACIDSYVVVEGNTRMGDWAHLEGQSALADGMVQPARSVWAGSPARAVGEFDPASLPPRQTAGRARLVWEMFVFLAGGLLVATLFFMPVFPTFMLIDVLDIDAISVRPLLEHGVVDAVGAFVLRFVKFFLLALPSSAVLVACTVLVAALVRYLFLPRTRAGTWSLHSGRYLGKWLVNQIQEASLGTLHGIYATVYSSTWYRLLGAKVGKQTELSTALGVVPDMLTLGDECFVADAVMLGDELIDGGWMTVKPTVVSRRSFIGNGAYVPDGSTIPENVLIGVMTAVPRNADMQSGDTWLGAPAINLPARELAQGYPEHLTFAPSAWRRVARGLVEAVRIAVPHALVIAVGYAIVLDAMPLASEERWGAVVLDLAISGVVFGIVAFFLVALFKWLTIRRYGKTAVPMWTPFVWLSEAATNMYEGMAVPNFLRYLRGTPWLPLAMNLMGCRIAASVYLDTTDITEHDCVTIGAHSELNALCCPQTHLFEDRVMKIDHVSIGSRVTMGARCTVLYSASVGDDVQLGPLTLVMKGETLPARTRWEGAPAAPARRRTGMA, encoded by the coding sequence ATGTCTGACACTGTTGTTTTACGTGGGCCCGAGCGGCCAGACCTGCTGCGCCACGAGGTGCTGGCCGATATCTTCGAAGCGACTGCAGCAGCCCACCCTGAACAGATCGCGCTGATCGAGGGACAGGGCGAGCAGTTGCGTCAGTGCAGCTATGCGGAGCTGGACGCTGATGCCAGCCGCGCCGCGCACCGGCTGATCGAGGCCGGCGTGCGCCCCGGCGACATGGTGGGCCTGTGGCTGCCGCGCGGCATCGAGCTGCTCACGCTGCAGCTGGCGATTGCCAAGACGGGCGCGGCCTGGCTGCCCTTCGACGCCGAAACCCCGCCCGAGCGTATCGCCACCTGCCTGGAGGATGCCAGCGCCAAGGCGCTGCTGACAGCGCAGCGGCAGGTTCAGGTGGTGCAAGGGCAGGCAGGCATTGCTGCCCGGATCTTCACCGAGACCGAGCTGCTGGCACCGCTGCCGGCGGGCGCCGCGGTGCGCCACCGCGAGGGCGCGCTGCCCGGCCACCCGGCCTATGTGATCTACACCAGCGGCTCCACGGGCAAGCCCAAGGGCATCGCCATCACCCAGGGCAGCATCTGCCACTTCCTGCGCAGCGAGAACGCCCGGCTCGGCGTGCGCCAGACCGACAAGGTCTACCAGGGCTTCTCGGTGGCCTTTGACATGTCGTTCGAGGAGATCTGGATCAGCTACCTCGTAGGCGCGACGCTGTGGCTGGCGCCGCGCGAGATCGCCGGCGACCCCGAGGCGCTGCCGCGCGCGCTGATCGAGCAGCAGGTGACGGTGCTGCACGCCGTGCCCACGCTGCTGGCGCTGTTCGCGCAGGACGTGCCCAATCTGCGCCTCATCAACCTCGGCGGCGAGATGTGCCCCGAATCGCTGGTGGCGCGCTGGGCCAACGGCCATCGGCAGATGTTCAACACCTACGGCCCCACCGAGGCCACGGTGTCGGCCAGCCTGGCCGAACTCAAGGCCGGCGAGCCGGTGACCATCGGCACGCCGCTGCCCAATTACGGCCTGGTGGTGGTGCAGGTGATCGAGGCCGACAGCTTTCCGGCCGGCACCGCGCCCGCTCTGGTGGGATTGCCGCGGGGCGAGGTGGGCGAGCTGTGCATCACCGGCCCTGGCGTGGCCGCCGGCTACCTGGGCCGCCCGGAGCTGACGGTCGAGAAATTCCTGGCCAACCCCTGGGCCAACGGGCCGCACGACACGCGCCTGTACCGCACCGGTGATCTGGCGCGCATCGACGAGCATGGTCAGATCCATTGCCTGGGCCGGGCTGACGACCAGGTCAAGATCCGCGGCTTTCGCGTGGAGCTGGGCGAGATCGAGGCGGTGCTGGCCCAGCAGCCGGGCGTGGGCACCACGGCGGTGCTGCTGCGGCGCGATGACGGCATGGACCAGCTGGTGGCCTTCTATGTGCCCGGTGAGGTGCCGCCCACGCACACCGCGCTGCGCAGTGCGCTGGCCGAGCGCCTGCCGCCCTACATGGTGCCCGCGCGCTTCGAGACGCTGGCCGAGATGCCGCGCCTGACCTCGGGCAAGATCGACCGCAAGGCGCTCAAGGCCATGGAGCTGTCCACCGCGGTGGACCTGTCCGATTCCGACACGGCGCAAACACCGGCCGAGGAAGTGCTGTTCGCCGCGCTGGCGCAGCTCTTTCCGGGCCAGCCCATCCGCAGGGGGCTGGATTTCTTCAGCGACCTGGGCGGGCATTCGCTGTTCGCGGCGCGGCTGACCTCGCTGCTGCGCGCCGATGCGCGCTTTGCGCAGGCCACGGTGAGCACCATCTACCAGCAGCGCCGCATCGGGCTGATCGCCGAGGCGCTGCAGGCCGCGATGCCACAGGGCGATGCCCCGGCGCGGGAACGGCCGTTCCGCATCCATTCCGCATGGCGGCGCTGGCGCTGCGGCGCGGCCCAGGCGGTGGTGATCCCGCTGCTGGTGCTGATCAAAATGGCGCAGTGGCTGGCGCCGTTCTTCACCTACCACTTCTTCACCGGCGACGAGACCGACTCGGTCTGGTTTGCCGTGGCCATGTCGGTGCTGGCGTTTGCGATCGCCACCCTGGCCGAATTCGGCATCGCCTGGGCCGGCAAGTGGCTGGTGGCCGGGCGCCTCAGGCCCGGGCGCTACCCGCTGTGGGGGCTGACCTACTTCCGCTGGTGGTTTGCCGACCGGCTGGTGGAGGCGGTGCCGATGGCGATGATCACCGGCTCGTCGCTGCACCCGCTGTGGCTGCGCGCGCTGGGCGCCAAGGTGGGGCGCGAGACCAACCTCGGCTCGATGACGGTGCGCGCGCACGACCTGCTCTCGATCGGCGACGGCGTGAGCATCGGCAACGCGGTGAACCTGGAGAACGCCCGCGTCGAAGGCGGCGAACTGGTGCTGGGCCGCATCGATATCGGCGACGAGGCCTGCATAGACTCGTACGTGGTGGTCGAGGGTAATACCCGCATGGGGGACTGGGCGCACCTGGAGGGCCAGTCGGCGCTGGCCGACGGCATGGTGCAGCCAGCGCGCAGCGTGTGGGCCGGCTCGCCCGCGCGGGCCGTGGGCGAGTTCGACCCCGCCAGCCTGCCGCCGCGCCAGACTGCGGGCCGGGCGCGCCTGGTGTGGGAGATGTTCGTCTTTCTGGCGGGTGGCCTGCTGGTGGCCACGCTGTTCTTCATGCCGGTGTTTCCCACCTTCATGTTGATCGACGTGCTCGACATCGATGCGATCTCGGTGCGGCCGCTGCTGGAGCATGGCGTGGTCGATGCCGTGGGCGCGTTCGTCCTGCGCTTCGTCAAGTTCTTCCTGCTGGCGCTGCCATCCAGCGCAGTGCTGGTGGCCTGCACGGTATTGGTGGCGGCGCTGGTACGCTACCTGTTCCTGCCGCGCACCCGGGCCGGCACCTGGTCGCTGCACAGCGGCCGCTACCTGGGCAAATGGCTGGTGAACCAGATCCAGGAGGCGAGCCTGGGCACGCTGCACGGCATCTACGCCACGGTCTACTCCTCCACCTGGTACCGGCTGCTGGGGGCCAAGGTGGGCAAGCAGACCGAGCTGTCCACCGCGCTTGGCGTGGTGCCCGACATGCTGACGCTGGGCGACGAATGCTTCGTGGCCGATGCCGTGATGCTGGGCGACGAACTCATCGACGGCGGCTGGATGACGGTCAAGCCCACGGTGGTGTCGCGCCGCAGCTTCATCGGCAACGGCGCCTACGTGCCCGATGGCTCGACCATCCCCGAGAATGTGCTCATCGGCGTGATGACGGCCGTGCCGCGCAATGCGGACATGCAAAGTGGCGACACCTGGCTGGGAGCCCCCGCGATCAATTTGCCGGCGCGCGAGCTTGCACAGGGCTATCCAGAGCATCTGACGTTTGCCCCCTCTGCGTGGCGGCGAGTCGCACGCGGATTGGTGGAGGCGGTTCGCATCGCCGTTCCACATGCGCTGGTGATTGCCGTCGGCTATGCCATTGTGCTGGATGCGATGCCTCTGGCCTCTGAAGAGCGCTGGGGGGCCGTGGTGCTGGACCTGGCCATTTCGGGGGTGGTCTTCGGGATCGTGGCGTTCTTTCTGGTGGCGCTGTTCAAATGGCTGACGATCAGGCGCTACGGCAAGACGGCCGTGCCCATGTGGACACCTTTTGTCTGGCTCTCCGAAGCCGCGACCAATATGTACGAGGGCATGGCCGTGCCCAACTTCCTGCGTTACCTGCGTGGCACGCCCTGGCTGCCACTGGCCATGAACCTGATGGGCTGCAGGATTGCTGCCAGCGTCTATCTGGATACCACCGACATCACCGAGCATGACTGCGTGACGATCGGCGCCCACAGCGAGCTCAACGCACTGTGCTGCCCGCAGACTCATCTGTTCGAGGACCGGGTGATGAAGATAGACCATGTGTCCATAGGTAGTCGCGTGACCATGGGCGCGCGCTGCACTGTGCTCTACAGTGCCAGCGTCGGCGACGACGTGCAGCTCGGCCCGCTGACCCTGGTGATGAAGGGCGAGACCCTGCCCGCGCGCACGCGCTGGGAGGGCGCGCCGGCCGCACCGGCCCGGCGTCGCACCGGGATGGCCTGA
- a CDS encoding 4'-phosphopantetheinyl transferase superfamily protein, with protein sequence MQIRPCLLAGEQRAGAPQLRLVQGLDATDRDRARGQARAALRACLAPELGCTEAELEVSNVRNQAPQLLLRGKPLAAPHCSISHAPGLALLAWHGRAAVGVDIQAVDATAPRRELEDVARLFLSPETARKLLDIAPDTLFFEAFASAWTQHEARLKCAGLGLAEWSGSLQARLTGMDCAPLEPAAGYAGAVAWYGAAGSGGLR encoded by the coding sequence ATGCAGATCCGGCCCTGCCTCCTTGCCGGCGAGCAACGGGCCGGTGCGCCACAGTTGCGATTGGTACAGGGTCTGGATGCCACGGACCGTGACAGGGCGCGTGGCCAGGCTCGGGCCGCGCTGCGTGCCTGTCTGGCACCGGAGCTGGGCTGTACCGAGGCCGAGCTGGAGGTCAGCAATGTGCGCAACCAGGCACCGCAGCTGTTGCTGCGCGGCAAGCCGCTTGCGGCGCCGCACTGTTCCATCAGCCATGCGCCGGGACTGGCACTGCTGGCCTGGCATGGCCGGGCTGCGGTAGGTGTGGATATCCAGGCCGTGGACGCGACTGCGCCGCGCCGCGAACTGGAGGATGTGGCGCGCCTGTTTCTGAGTCCGGAAACCGCTCGGAAGCTTCTGGATATTGCGCCGGATACTCTTTTCTTCGAAGCATTTGCGAGCGCCTGGACGCAGCACGAAGCCAGGCTTAAATGCGCTGGCCTGGGCCTGGCGGAATGGAGCGGCTCGCTGCAGGCGCGGCTGACGGGCATGGACTGCGCACCGCTGGAGCCTGCAGCTGGCTATGCGGGCGCCGTGGCCTGGTATGGCGCTGCCGGCAGCGGCGGCCTGCGCTGA
- a CDS encoding TRAP transporter large permease, with translation MGITLFVAIIALLTLGFPVAFALAISAALAVFVGGRYPQLIVFKEMFTGIDSFPLMAVPFFILAAELMSGGALTAVLLRFAAQFVGHLRGGLGYANVLSLTMFSGISGSALADAAGPGSMMVKMMDKAGYSRPYAAALTASTAIVGPIIPPSVSMIIYALQDENVSVGGLFMAGFIPGILIALAMAAVNWWVCKKRNYRSTEPRPSAREMWSSSFKAIPALMLIVLIVVGIRFGIFTPTEASVVAVFYALVCGKWVYRTLKWSALPGILARSAMLTASVLLVMATSAAFAWVLTVEGIPQYLSELIVSWELSPVMFLIAVNILLLVFGIFMEPLPGVMILVPILAPIAFSLGIDPTHFAMVVIVNLTLGMITPPVGGLLFVTAVSTRVSITELTREMPLFLLAHFVVLCLLTFIPALSTWLPHTLGFQ, from the coding sequence ATGGGTATCACTTTATTTGTTGCCATCATCGCCCTGCTCACGCTGGGCTTTCCGGTGGCGTTTGCGCTGGCCATCTCGGCAGCCCTGGCGGTCTTTGTCGGCGGACGTTATCCACAGCTGATCGTCTTCAAGGAAATGTTCACGGGCATCGACAGCTTTCCGCTGATGGCCGTGCCCTTCTTCATCCTGGCCGCAGAGCTGATGTCCGGCGGTGCGCTGACTGCCGTGCTGCTGCGCTTTGCCGCCCAGTTCGTCGGCCATCTGCGCGGCGGCCTGGGCTATGCCAATGTGCTGTCGCTGACCATGTTCTCGGGCATCTCGGGCTCGGCCCTGGCCGATGCAGCCGGCCCCGGCTCCATGATGGTCAAGATGATGGACAAGGCCGGCTACAGCCGTCCCTATGCAGCCGCGCTGACGGCCAGCACCGCCATCGTCGGCCCCATCATTCCGCCGTCGGTCAGCATGATCATCTATGCGCTGCAAGATGAGAACGTGTCCGTGGGCGGCCTGTTCATGGCCGGCTTCATTCCCGGCATTCTGATCGCGCTGGCCATGGCTGCCGTCAACTGGTGGGTCTGCAAGAAGCGCAACTACCGCAGCACCGAGCCGCGCCCCTCGGCACGCGAGATGTGGAGCTCCAGCTTCAAGGCCATCCCCGCGCTGATGCTCATCGTGCTCATCGTGGTCGGCATCCGCTTCGGCATCTTCACGCCCACGGAAGCGTCCGTCGTGGCCGTGTTCTATGCCCTGGTCTGCGGCAAATGGGTTTACCGCACGCTCAAGTGGTCGGCCCTGCCCGGCATCCTGGCGCGCTCGGCCATGCTCACGGCCTCGGTGCTGCTGGTGATGGCGACCTCGGCCGCGTTTGCCTGGGTGCTCACGGTGGAAGGCATTCCGCAGTATCTGTCCGAGCTGATCGTGAGCTGGGAACTCTCGCCCGTCATGTTCCTGATTGCCGTGAACATTCTGCTGCTGGTCTTCGGCATCTTCATGGAGCCGCTGCCCGGCGTGATGATTCTGGTGCCCATTCTCGCGCCCATCGCCTTCAGCCTGGGCATCGATCCCACGCACTTCGCCATGGTGGTGATCGTCAACCTCACACTGGGCATGATCACGCCGCCGGTCGGCGGCCTGCTGTTCGTGACCGCCGTGTCCACGCGCGTCTCCATCACCGAGCTGACGCGCGAGATGCCGCTGTTCCTGCTGGCCCACTTCGTCGTGCTGTGCCTGCTGACCTTCATCCCGGCACTGTCCACCTGGCTGCCGCATACGCTGGGCTTCCAGTAA
- a CDS encoding TRAP transporter small permease produces the protein MLDRIERILVAGNRWLLILLLLAMACIVFANVVLRYTTGDSIVWAEEVARHMMIWVTFLGSGLVLRFGGHVAIDNLHRSVSTRKAQAMRGFVVVVLAVFFVVMTVTSSQYVYATRFQTTAATDIPISYIYGAMPVGFVLMLIHLLFIARGYIAAGSFAESDEMDADAAASI, from the coding sequence ATGCTTGATCGTATCGAACGCATTCTCGTAGCCGGCAATCGCTGGCTGCTGATCTTGCTGCTGCTGGCCATGGCCTGCATCGTTTTTGCCAACGTGGTGCTGCGCTACACCACGGGCGACTCCATCGTCTGGGCCGAGGAAGTGGCCCGACACATGATGATCTGGGTCACTTTTCTGGGCTCCGGCCTGGTGCTGCGCTTTGGCGGCCATGTGGCCATCGACAATCTGCACCGCAGCGTGAGCACTCGCAAGGCGCAGGCCATGCGCGGCTTTGTCGTAGTCGTCCTGGCGGTCTTCTTTGTCGTGATGACCGTGACCTCCTCGCAGTACGTGTACGCCACGCGCTTTCAGACCACAGCGGCCACGGACATCCCGATCTCCTATATCTACGGCGCCATGCCCGTGGGCTTTGTGCTGATGCTGATCCATCTGCTGTTCATCGCACGCGGCTACATCGCCGCAGGCAGCTTCGCCGAGTCCGATGAAATGGATGCGGATGCCGCAGCGTCGATATGA
- a CDS encoding TRAP transporter substrate-binding protein, whose translation MRMIRRTFVATAVAATAALTAGTAFAQGKEVKIGYALAVNSHYGAAANAWAEGVEKGTNGAYKFKQFPASALGGERELIEGLQLGTVEAAIVSTGALSNFVPDVGVVDIPFLFRDTQHARAVMDGAFGQDLLAKFQKRGLIALAWGEQGFRHLSNNKHAVNGVADLKGLKIRVTENPVHITAFRTLGASPTPMSWPEVIGALQQGTIDGQENPISVLVSAKLWQVQKHLTLTSHVYAPMALIVSPSFWGSLNAAQKTAFTEAAKKGALASRAFVDNVEKKGVEEAKANGMKVVEKVDQGAFRTALEPAYKEYAKKFGQKTLDSITAVK comes from the coding sequence ATGCGCATGATTCGCCGCACCTTCGTCGCCACGGCCGTGGCAGCAACAGCCGCCCTGACCGCAGGCACTGCATTTGCCCAAGGCAAGGAAGTCAAGATCGGCTATGCGCTGGCCGTCAATTCCCATTACGGCGCTGCCGCCAACGCCTGGGCCGAAGGCGTGGAAAAAGGCACCAACGGTGCCTACAAGTTCAAGCAGTTTCCCGCCTCCGCACTGGGTGGCGAGCGTGAACTGATCGAAGGCCTGCAACTGGGCACCGTGGAAGCCGCCATCGTCTCCACCGGCGCCCTGAGCAACTTCGTGCCCGATGTGGGCGTGGTGGACATCCCCTTCCTGTTCCGCGACACCCAGCACGCACGTGCCGTGATGGACGGCGCCTTCGGCCAGGACCTGCTGGCCAAGTTCCAGAAGCGCGGCCTGATCGCGCTGGCCTGGGGCGAGCAGGGCTTTCGCCATCTGAGCAACAACAAGCATGCCGTCAATGGCGTGGCCGATCTCAAGGGCCTGAAGATCCGCGTGACCGAGAACCCCGTGCACATCACGGCCTTCCGCACCCTGGGTGCCTCGCCCACTCCCATGTCCTGGCCCGAAGTCATCGGTGCGCTGCAGCAAGGCACGATCGACGGCCAGGAGAACCCCATCTCCGTGCTGGTGTCCGCCAAGCTGTGGCAAGTGCAAAAGCACCTGACCCTGACCTCCCACGTCTACGCCCCCATGGCCCTGATCGTGTCGCCCTCGTTCTGGGGATCGCTGAACGCCGCCCAGAAGACCGCCTTCACGGAAGCCGCCAAGAAGGGTGCACTGGCCTCGCGCGCCTTTGTGGACAACGTGGAGAAAAAGGGCGTTGAAGAAGCCAAGGCCAACGGCATGAAGGTCGTGGAGAAGGTCGACCAAGGCGCGTTCCGCACCGCGCTGGAGCCCGCCTACAAGGAATACGCCAAGAAGTTCGGCCAGAAGACGCTGGACTCCATCACCGCCGTCAAGTAA